A genomic segment from Paramixta manurensis encodes:
- a CDS encoding NAD-dependent epimerase/dehydratase family protein: protein MKVFLTGAAGFIGGSIAEGLVRAGHDVTGLVRKQEQAEALAKLGIPAVVGTLDDASLLTRQAKQADAVINAASSDHFEAVKTLVEALAGSNKVFLHTSGSSIVGDASGGHASDIIYSEGHLPEPTEDKAARVAIDNYVLESANKGVRSAVLCNTLIYGHPRALPRDSVQLPRLLKQAQKSGVVRHVGPGENIWSNVHIDDVVALYLLALENTPAGTFYFVESGEASFRDMSAAIAQALNLGEPQDWPLEEAIKEWGYEMASYGLGSNSRVRGKNAYSLLGWQPQRRSVIDWIRHEMMS, encoded by the coding sequence ATGAAAGTATTTTTAACCGGCGCCGCCGGCTTTATTGGGGGTTCTATTGCGGAGGGTCTGGTACGCGCAGGCCATGATGTCACCGGGTTGGTGCGTAAACAGGAGCAAGCGGAAGCGCTGGCAAAACTGGGCATTCCTGCCGTGGTGGGCACGCTGGACGATGCCAGCCTACTTACCCGGCAAGCAAAACAGGCGGATGCGGTCATTAACGCCGCAAGCAGCGACCATTTTGAAGCCGTCAAAACGCTGGTCGAAGCATTGGCTGGCAGTAATAAAGTCTTTTTGCATACCAGTGGTTCCAGCATCGTAGGCGATGCCTCTGGAGGCCATGCCAGCGATATAATCTACAGTGAAGGCCATCTCCCGGAACCCACCGAGGATAAAGCGGCACGCGTGGCGATCGATAATTATGTGCTGGAGAGCGCCAACAAAGGCGTGCGCTCAGCGGTTCTCTGTAACACGCTAATTTATGGTCACCCGCGCGCACTGCCGCGTGACAGCGTGCAATTGCCTCGCTTGTTAAAACAAGCACAAAAAAGCGGCGTGGTTCGCCATGTCGGCCCCGGCGAGAACATCTGGTCAAATGTGCATATTGATGATGTGGTGGCGCTTTATCTACTGGCGCTTGAAAACACCCCGGCGGGAACTTTCTACTTTGTGGAAAGCGGTGAAGCGTCGTTTCGCGATATGAGTGCCGCTATCGCGCAAGCCCTTAATCTGGGGGAACCGCAAGATTGGCCGCTGGAAGAGGCAATTAAGGAGTGGGGTTACGAAATGGCCTCTTATGGCCTGGGCTCTAACAGCCGGGTACGCGGTAAAAATGCTTATTCATTGCTGGGATGGCAACCTCAACGTCGCTCCGTTATTGACTGGATCCGCCATGAGATGATGAGTTAA
- a CDS encoding YnfU family zinc-binding protein has product MSFIDYTMKLIGSTSTTTVTCPLCRFKSSQPLSKIRLKQAMLCPGCKALFVAPR; this is encoded by the coding sequence ATGTCTTTTATCGATTACACAATGAAATTAATCGGTAGCACTTCGACAACCACTGTCACCTGCCCCCTTTGTCGTTTTAAGTCCTCGCAACCGCTCTCCAAAATTCGTCTCAAGCAGGCCATGCTTTGCCCCGGCTGTAAGGCTTTGTTTGTTGCACCACGTTGA